In Massilia violaceinigra, one DNA window encodes the following:
- a CDS encoding MBOAT family O-acyltransferase encodes MVFSSAVFLFYFLPGFLLLYYLLPWKNTVLLAGSLLFYAWGEPRFVPLLLLSAFLNYSVGYLIARAGPRRKALLVTGVVLNLAMLGYYKYLGFFAGILNGLGLREGALPAIVLPLGISFFVFQGISYLVDVYRRDITAQSSFLRFAMYKAMFPQLIAGPIVRYSQIAAEVDHRSLTNARIWMGFRLFVLGLAQKVLIANNVALAADRIFAVDPSQLDAASAWMGVACYSIQILFDFAGYSTMAIGIGHMLGFTYPPNFNRPYSATSITDFWRRWHISLSSWFRDYLYIPLGGNRASPVRTYFNLALVFFLCGLWHGAASTFVIWGLWHGALLVLERLGGARLLARLPASLAQAWTLLCVMIGWVFFRAENVPYALKYLGSMAGIHGESALLHTWRLDMQGTSLTALVVGIVLACWRLRAPAQPAATRMPAVLVHGGHLVWTAALSLLCIASLAAGTYNPFIYFRF; translated from the coding sequence ATGGTATTCAGTTCAGCGGTCTTCCTCTTTTATTTCTTGCCCGGCTTTCTGCTGCTGTATTACCTCCTCCCCTGGAAAAACACGGTCCTGCTGGCCGGCAGCCTGCTGTTCTATGCCTGGGGCGAACCGCGCTTCGTGCCGCTGCTGCTGTTGTCGGCCTTCCTCAATTACAGCGTCGGCTACCTGATCGCGCGCGCCGGCCCGCGCCGCAAGGCGCTGCTGGTGACGGGGGTGGTGCTCAACCTGGCGATGCTGGGGTATTACAAATACCTGGGCTTTTTCGCCGGCATCCTCAATGGCCTGGGCTTGCGCGAAGGGGCGCTGCCGGCCATCGTGCTGCCGCTGGGCATTTCGTTTTTCGTCTTCCAGGGCATTTCCTACCTGGTCGATGTGTACCGCCGCGATATCACGGCGCAAAGCAGTTTCCTGCGCTTTGCCATGTACAAGGCCATGTTCCCGCAACTGATCGCCGGCCCGATCGTGCGCTACAGCCAGATCGCCGCCGAAGTCGATCACCGCTCGCTGACCAACGCGCGCATCTGGATGGGGTTCCGCCTGTTCGTGCTGGGCCTGGCCCAGAAAGTCCTGATCGCCAATAACGTGGCGCTGGCGGCCGACCGCATTTTCGCGGTCGACCCGTCGCAGCTCGACGCCGCCAGCGCCTGGATGGGCGTGGCCTGCTATTCGATCCAGATCCTGTTCGATTTCGCCGGCTATTCGACCATGGCGATCGGGATCGGCCACATGCTCGGCTTTACCTACCCGCCCAACTTCAACCGCCCGTATTCGGCCACCTCGATCACCGACTTCTGGCGCCGCTGGCACATCAGCCTGTCGAGCTGGTTCCGCGACTACCTGTACATTCCGCTGGGCGGCAACCGCGCTTCGCCGGTGCGCACTTACTTCAACCTGGCGCTGGTATTTTTCCTGTGCGGCCTGTGGCATGGCGCGGCCTCGACCTTCGTGATCTGGGGCTTGTGGCACGGCGCCCTGCTGGTGCTCGAACGCCTTGGCGGCGCCAGGCTGCTGGCGCGCCTGCCGGCGTCCCTGGCCCAGGCCTGGACCCTGCTATGCGTGATGATCGGCTGGGTATTTTTCCGCGCCGAAAACGTGCCGTACGCGCTCAAGTACCTGGGCAGCATGGCGGGCATCCACGGTGAATCCGCGCTGCTGCATACCTGGCGCCTGGACATGCAAGGCACCTCGCTGACGGCGCTGGTGGTGGGCATCGTGCTGGCCTGCTGGCGCCTGCGCGCGCCAGCGCAGCCGGCGGCCACGCGCATGCCGGCCGTGCTGGTGCACGGCGGCCACCTGGTCTGGACCGCGGCGCTGTCGCTGCTGTGCATCGCCAGCCTCGCGGCCGGCACCTACAACCCCTTTATCTATTTCCGCTTCTGA
- a CDS encoding glycosyltransferase, whose translation MRIVIDLQGAQSESRFRGIGRYSLALALGVARNAGEHEVWLVLNGALGGAIAELRRAFAGLVPPERIRVFDIVGPVAEIDEGNSARCRAAELMREYFIAQLRPDAVLVTSLFEGFVDDAVVSVGAFDGAARTAVVLYDLIPFLNPAAYLGSQTQRTYYERKIASLRSAGLLLSISDYSRQEAIDALGLAPDSVTAISTAVDDSFRPSDSNPEQLAEQMAELRARFGITRQMLMYAPGGFDARKNIDGLITAYCLLPPALRDGHQLLIASKMGERERAELVAHAAKRGLEKDQLILTGYVSDADLIRLYQAAALFIFPSRHEGFGLPALEAMACGALVIGANNTSIPEVVGCAEALFDADRPQSIAEKITQVLQDPAMQERLRVHGRAQAARFSWDASATKALRALEARFGNVPAPVVPLPAARARLAFVSPLPPERTGIADYAAQVLPAMMEHYDIELIVHQDKVVLPSSLAALPQRSAAWFDQNAGQFDRILYQFGNSPFHSHMFGLLARHPGVVVLHDFFISSVLAYEQMAGGIPNGWTDALYQGHGMAALLAGLDPARALDARNLYPCNLAVLQQARRVVVHSQHARDLARQWYGPLAAGDWSVVPLPRALPQAQDRAAARRALGIADDVFLVCSFGFVAHTKHSQELLDAWISSTLHANPRCELVLVGANDGGEYGVAINATLARAASRRMRVAGWTDEAVYHQYLQAADVGVQLRCQSRGETSAAVLDCLNYGMATIVNANGSMAELPLDAVWGLPDQFSMVQLREALESLHADPARRTALGERARTLLHTVHSPAHSARLYAEALEQTYAPAAGSRGALLAALADQPSLHADDALVRRSAQCLAVMPEALAPRQLLIDVTSIARHDLKTGIERVVRMQLIELLARVEPGLRIEPVYLADQDGRCEYRYARDYARRLFGIDCPLPPDQAVEVQAGDRFYSADYAPGAVMAAARKGVYAHWRARGVEVNFLIHDLLPVLRPEFFPEGAEHGHGAWLSCVAGQADRLVCISDAVRNELQAWLEHTRPEIHGQVKMAVLHHGADIGGAQPVPSARAAAPKDGAATFLMVGTIEPRKGHLQALDAFEQLWREGVDVTLTIVGAEGWTPLPDGARRTIPRIVERLRGHPQLGQRLQWLKGIGDAELLDLYQTSSCLLVPSEGEGFGLPLIEAARYGLPVLARDLPVFREVAREHAAYFSGMGAADLAAALREWLEKHGAGMAPASNGMPWITWRENAAQLLDVLAGRREEVRWPAA comes from the coding sequence ATGCGGATTGTGATCGACCTGCAGGGCGCCCAGTCGGAGAGCCGCTTTCGCGGCATCGGCCGTTATTCGCTGGCCCTGGCGCTGGGCGTGGCGCGCAACGCCGGCGAGCATGAAGTCTGGCTGGTCCTGAACGGCGCGCTGGGCGGCGCCATCGCCGAACTGCGGCGCGCCTTTGCCGGCCTGGTGCCGCCCGAACGCATCCGCGTGTTCGACATCGTCGGCCCGGTCGCCGAAATCGACGAAGGCAACAGCGCGCGCTGCCGCGCCGCGGAACTGATGCGCGAGTATTTCATCGCCCAGCTGCGGCCCGACGCGGTGCTGGTCACCAGCCTGTTCGAAGGGTTTGTCGACGACGCCGTGGTCTCGGTCGGCGCCTTCGACGGCGCCGCGCGCACCGCGGTGGTGCTGTACGACCTGATCCCCTTCCTCAATCCCGCCGCCTACCTCGGCAGCCAGACCCAGCGCACCTACTACGAGCGCAAGATCGCCTCGCTGCGCAGCGCCGGCCTGCTGCTGTCGATCTCGGACTACTCGCGCCAGGAAGCGATCGACGCGCTCGGTCTCGCGCCCGACTCGGTCACCGCCATTTCGACCGCGGTCGACGACAGTTTCCGCCCGTCCGACAGCAATCCGGAACAATTGGCCGAACAAATGGCCGAACTGCGGGCACGCTTCGGCATCACGCGCCAGATGCTGATGTACGCGCCGGGCGGCTTCGACGCGCGCAAGAACATCGATGGCCTGATCACCGCCTACTGCCTGCTGCCGCCGGCGCTGCGCGACGGCCACCAGCTGCTCATCGCCAGCAAGATGGGCGAGCGCGAACGCGCCGAACTGGTGGCCCACGCGGCCAAGCGCGGCCTTGAAAAGGACCAGCTGATCCTGACCGGCTACGTCAGCGACGCCGACCTGATTCGCCTGTACCAGGCCGCGGCCCTGTTCATCTTCCCGTCGCGCCACGAAGGCTTCGGCCTGCCGGCGCTGGAAGCGATGGCGTGCGGCGCGCTGGTCATCGGCGCCAACAACACCAGCATTCCGGAAGTGGTGGGCTGCGCCGAAGCGCTGTTCGACGCCGACCGTCCGCAATCGATCGCCGAAAAAATCACCCAGGTGCTGCAGGACCCGGCCATGCAGGAACGCCTGCGCGTGCACGGGCGCGCCCAGGCCGCGCGCTTTTCGTGGGACGCGAGCGCCACCAAGGCCCTGCGCGCGCTCGAGGCGCGCTTCGGCAACGTGCCGGCGCCTGTGGTGCCCCTGCCGGCCGCACGTGCGCGCCTGGCGTTCGTCTCGCCGCTGCCGCCCGAGCGCACCGGCATTGCCGACTACGCGGCCCAGGTGCTGCCGGCCATGATGGAACACTACGACATCGAACTGATCGTCCACCAGGACAAGGTCGTGCTGCCGTCCTCCCTGGCGGCCCTGCCCCAGCGCAGCGCGGCCTGGTTCGACCAGAACGCCGGCCAGTTCGACCGCATCCTGTACCAGTTCGGCAACAGCCCCTTCCACAGCCACATGTTCGGACTGCTGGCGCGCCACCCGGGCGTGGTGGTGCTGCACGACTTTTTCATCAGCAGCGTGCTGGCCTACGAACAGATGGCCGGCGGGATTCCCAACGGCTGGACCGACGCCCTGTACCAGGGCCACGGCATGGCCGCGCTGCTGGCCGGGCTGGACCCGGCGCGCGCGCTCGACGCCCGCAATCTGTATCCGTGCAACCTGGCCGTGCTGCAGCAGGCGCGCCGCGTGGTGGTTCACTCGCAGCATGCGCGCGACCTGGCGCGCCAGTGGTACGGGCCACTGGCCGCGGGCGACTGGAGCGTGGTGCCGCTGCCGCGCGCCCTGCCCCAGGCGCAGGACCGCGCTGCCGCCCGGCGCGCGCTGGGCATCGCCGACGATGTCTTTTTGGTGTGCAGCTTCGGCTTCGTGGCGCACACCAAGCATAGCCAGGAACTGCTCGACGCCTGGATCAGCTCCACCCTGCACGCCAACCCGCGCTGCGAGCTGGTGCTGGTCGGCGCCAACGATGGCGGCGAGTACGGCGTGGCGATCAACGCCACCCTGGCCCGCGCCGCCAGCAGGCGCATGCGCGTGGCCGGCTGGACCGACGAAGCGGTGTACCACCAGTATCTGCAGGCGGCCGACGTCGGCGTGCAGCTGCGCTGCCAGTCGCGCGGCGAAACCTCGGCCGCGGTGCTCGACTGCCTGAACTACGGGATGGCGACCATCGTCAACGCCAACGGCTCGATGGCCGAACTGCCGCTTGATGCGGTATGGGGCTTGCCCGACCAGTTCAGCATGGTGCAGCTGCGCGAAGCGCTGGAAAGCCTGCATGCCGATCCGGCCCGCCGCACCGCGCTGGGCGAACGCGCGCGCACCCTGCTCCATACGGTGCACAGCCCCGCCCACAGCGCGCGCCTGTATGCCGAAGCGCTGGAACAGACTTACGCGCCGGCAGCCGGTTCACGCGGCGCCCTGCTGGCGGCGCTGGCGGACCAGCCATCGCTGCATGCCGACGACGCGCTGGTGCGCCGCAGCGCCCAGTGCCTGGCCGTCATGCCGGAAGCGCTGGCGCCGCGCCAGCTGCTCATCGACGTCACCTCGATCGCCCGCCACGACCTCAAGACCGGGATCGAACGGGTGGTGCGCATGCAGCTGATCGAACTGCTGGCGCGGGTCGAACCGGGCCTGCGCATCGAACCGGTGTACCTGGCCGACCAGGATGGCCGCTGCGAATACCGCTACGCGCGCGACTACGCGCGCCGCCTGTTCGGCATCGATTGCCCGCTGCCGCCCGACCAGGCGGTCGAAGTGCAGGCGGGCGACCGCTTCTACAGCGCCGACTACGCGCCGGGGGCGGTCATGGCCGCCGCGCGCAAGGGCGTGTATGCGCACTGGCGCGCGCGCGGGGTCGAAGTCAATTTCCTGATCCACGACCTGCTGCCGGTGCTGCGTCCCGAATTCTTCCCCGAAGGCGCCGAGCATGGCCATGGCGCCTGGCTGTCCTGCGTCGCCGGCCAGGCCGACCGCCTGGTGTGCATTTCGGACGCCGTGCGCAATGAACTGCAAGCCTGGCTGGAACACACCCGGCCCGAGATCCACGGCCAGGTGAAGATGGCGGTGCTGCACCACGGCGCCGATATCGGCGGCGCCCAGCCGGTGCCAAGCGCGCGCGCGGCGGCGCCCAAAGACGGCGCGGCCACCTTCCTGATGGTCGGCACGATCGAGCCGCGCAAGGGCCACCTGCAGGCGCTCGACGCCTTCGAGCAGCTCTGGCGCGAGGGCGTGGACGTGACACTGACGATCGTCGGCGCCGAGGGCTGGACCCCGCTGCCCGACGGCGCGCGGCGCACCATTCCGCGCATCGTCGAACGCTTGCGCGGCCATCCGCAGCTGGGGCAGCGCCTGCAATGGCTCAAGGGGATCGGCGACGCCGAACTGCTCGACCTGTACCAGACCAGTTCCTGCCTGCTGGTGCCGAGCGAAGGGGAAGGCTTCGGCCTGCCGCTGATCGAGGCGGCGCGCTACGGCCTGCCGGTGCTGGCGCGCGACCTGCCGGTGTTCCGGGAAGTGGCGCGCGAACACGCGGCGTATTTCAGCGGAATGGGAGCGGCCGACCTGGCGGCGGCGCTGCGCGAGTGGCTCGAAAAGCACGGCGCGGGCATGGCGCCGGCATCGAACGGCATGCCGTGGATTACCTGGCGCGAAAATGCCGCCCAGCTGCTCGACGTGCTGGCCGGACGGCGCGAGGAAGTGCGCTGGCCGGCCGCCTGA
- a CDS encoding class I SAM-dependent methyltransferase, which produces MSDNFYRAFEDRYRGARPLIKSRLMAYQPFFAPLIALYPGAAVLDLGCGRGEWLELLTEHGFAPRGVDLDEGMLAACRERGLHADLTDALSALRAQGDASVAMVSAFHLVEHIPFDQVQLMIAEALRVLLPGGLLIMETPNPENLVVGASSFYMDPSHLKPIPSPLLEFVTGFAGFPRHKVLRLQEAAQLHTDAPIGLINVLDGVSPDYAVVGQKDAPPAALAAFAAPFATKFGIGLSDLALRFEEQDNRRRTELYAGIARVEHALQAGLVSLGEAHQGVARVAAGVEQHRLRLDMAEPILQRVGPNADRLAELQGQMVQQVQLALQAQNQVQGQLDALGHRIGMAEARAQQADAHVAALLDSTSWRATAPLRAVAGSAYRLRSAAREGRLASGVKRRLAGPLVTFMRAMLRRPRVKRVALTVLRRFPGLHARLYGILRRGNAPPPPPPAASPTHSASAADLSPREQRMYHELKQAMEARNK; this is translated from the coding sequence ATGAGCGACAATTTTTACCGCGCCTTTGAAGACCGCTACCGCGGCGCGCGGCCCCTGATCAAATCGCGCCTGATGGCGTACCAGCCCTTCTTTGCGCCCCTGATCGCGCTGTATCCCGGCGCTGCGGTGCTCGACCTGGGCTGCGGGCGCGGCGAATGGCTCGAGCTGCTGACCGAACACGGCTTCGCGCCGCGCGGCGTCGACCTCGACGAAGGCATGCTGGCGGCCTGCCGCGAACGCGGCCTGCACGCCGACCTGACCGACGCCCTGTCGGCCCTGCGCGCGCAGGGCGACGCCAGCGTGGCCATGGTGTCGGCCTTCCACCTGGTCGAACACATCCCGTTCGACCAGGTCCAGCTCATGATCGCCGAAGCGCTGCGCGTGCTGCTGCCGGGCGGCCTGCTGATCATGGAAACGCCCAATCCCGAAAACCTGGTGGTGGGCGCGTCCAGCTTCTACATGGATCCCTCGCACCTGAAACCGATCCCGTCGCCGCTGCTCGAATTCGTGACCGGTTTTGCCGGCTTCCCGCGCCACAAGGTGCTGCGCCTGCAGGAAGCGGCGCAGCTGCACACCGACGCCCCGATTGGCCTGATCAACGTGCTCGATGGCGTCAGCCCCGACTACGCGGTGGTCGGCCAGAAGGATGCGCCGCCCGCGGCGCTGGCCGCGTTTGCCGCGCCCTTCGCCACCAAGTTCGGCATCGGCCTGTCCGACCTGGCGCTGCGCTTCGAGGAGCAGGATAACCGGCGCCGCACCGAACTGTACGCCGGGATTGCGCGCGTCGAACACGCGCTGCAGGCCGGCCTGGTCTCGCTCGGCGAAGCGCACCAGGGCGTGGCGCGGGTGGCGGCCGGCGTCGAGCAGCATCGGCTGCGGCTGGACATGGCCGAACCGATCCTGCAGCGGGTCGGCCCGAATGCCGACCGCCTGGCCGAACTGCAAGGCCAGATGGTGCAGCAGGTCCAGCTGGCGCTGCAGGCCCAGAACCAGGTCCAGGGCCAGCTCGACGCGCTCGGGCACCGCATCGGCATGGCCGAAGCGCGCGCCCAGCAGGCCGACGCCCATGTGGCGGCCCTGCTCGATAGCACCTCGTGGCGCGCGACGGCGCCGCTGCGCGCGGTCGCCGGCAGCGCCTACCGCCTGCGCAGCGCCGCGCGCGAGGGACGCCTGGCGAGCGGCGTGAAACGGCGCCTGGCGGGACCGCTTGTGACCTTCATGCGCGCCATGCTGCGCCGCCCGCGCGTCAAGCGCGTGGCGCTGACCGTGCTGCGCCGCTTCCCCGGCCTGCATGCGCGCCTGTACGGCATTCTGCGGCGCGGCAATGCGCCGCCGCCACCGCCGCCGGCCGCCTCGCCCACCCACAGCGCCAGCGCGGCCGACCTGTCGCCGCGCGAGCAGCGCATGTACCACGAACTCAAACAAGCCATGGAAGCAAGGAACAAGTGA
- a CDS encoding ABC transporter ATP-binding protein: MGSIVVSNLGKAYKQYDNRWGRLWEWVLPFLGARHRLKWVIQDVSFQLAPGEAVGIIGINGAGKSTLLKLITGTAQPTTGSVRITGRVAALLELGMGFHPDFSGRQNAFMAGQLIGLTVDEIGALMPQIEAFADIGDYIDQPVRVYSSGMQMRLAFSVATVKRPDVLIVDEALSVGDAYFQHKSFERIRQFQKLGTTLLIVSHDRAAIQSICERALLLDGGRLASQGSPEQVMDYYNALIASRDGAGVEQVVTEAGRTRTSSGSGEASVSAITLEDEAGRALETVNVGAAVTLRIRVRVHAPLERLVLGYMIKDRLGQQMYGTNTHHMDMALHDVAAGEEIDFRFRFPLNLGEGSYSVTTALTSTETHLGDNYEWRDLAFLFIVMNMNRKQFVGTSWLEPHVEILR, from the coding sequence ATGGGCAGTATCGTTGTCAGCAACCTGGGCAAGGCCTACAAGCAGTACGACAATCGCTGGGGCCGCCTGTGGGAATGGGTGCTGCCCTTCCTCGGCGCGCGCCATCGCCTCAAGTGGGTAATCCAGGACGTCAGCTTCCAGCTCGCGCCCGGCGAAGCGGTCGGCATCATCGGCATCAACGGCGCCGGCAAGAGCACCCTGCTCAAGCTGATCACCGGCACCGCCCAGCCGACCACCGGCAGCGTGCGCATCACCGGCCGCGTGGCCGCGCTGCTGGAACTGGGCATGGGCTTTCATCCCGACTTCAGCGGCCGCCAGAATGCCTTCATGGCCGGCCAGCTGATCGGCCTGACGGTCGATGAAATCGGCGCGCTGATGCCGCAGATCGAAGCGTTCGCCGACATCGGCGACTACATCGACCAGCCGGTGCGGGTCTACTCGTCCGGCATGCAGATGCGCCTGGCCTTCAGCGTGGCCACCGTCAAGCGGCCCGACGTGCTGATCGTCGACGAAGCGCTGTCGGTGGGCGACGCTTACTTCCAGCACAAGAGCTTCGAGCGCATCCGCCAGTTCCAGAAACTCGGCACCACCTTGCTGATCGTCAGCCACGACCGCGCCGCGATCCAGTCGATCTGCGAACGCGCCCTGCTGCTCGACGGCGGACGCCTGGCGTCGCAGGGCAGTCCGGAACAGGTGATGGACTACTACAACGCGCTGATCGCCTCGCGCGACGGCGCCGGCGTCGAGCAGGTCGTCACCGAAGCCGGGCGCACCCGCACCAGTTCCGGCAGCGGCGAAGCAAGCGTCAGCGCCATTACCCTCGAAGACGAGGCCGGGCGCGCGCTCGAAACGGTCAACGTGGGCGCGGCCGTCACCTTGCGCATCCGCGTGCGCGTGCATGCGCCGCTCGAACGCCTGGTGCTCGGCTACATGATCAAGGACCGCCTCGGCCAGCAGATGTACGGCACCAATACCCACCACATGGACATGGCGCTGCACGACGTGGCCGCGGGCGAAGAGATCGACTTCCGCTTCCGCTTTCCGCTCAACCTGGGCGAAGGCAGCTACTCGGTCACCACGGCGCTGACCAGCACCGAGACCCATTTGGGCGACAACTACGAGTGGCGCGACCTGGCCTTCCTTTTCATTGTCATGAACATGAACCGCAAACAATTCGTCGGCACCAGCTGGCTCGAACCGCATGTGGAGATCCTGCGATGA
- a CDS encoding ABC transporter permease, with the protein MISLSMFSGVWRYRGFVLGSVKREFQSKYRNSLFGAVWTVLNPLAMVIVYTVIFSEVMGSRLQGVDSTFAYSIYLCAGALTWGLFAEITTRGQTVFLENANLIKKLQFPRICLPIIVVLNAGINFAIIFGLFTIFMVLSGTFPGWIYFALYPVLLLQILFSIGLGMVLGVLNVFFRDVGQFFTILLQFWFWFTPIVYPASALPPAVRELLVFNPMAGVIGAYQTILVKGQMPDWASLLPIAVLTVLCCVMGLLLFRKRAGEMVDEL; encoded by the coding sequence ATGATCTCGCTGTCGATGTTCAGCGGCGTGTGGCGCTACCGCGGCTTCGTGCTCGGCAGCGTCAAGCGCGAATTCCAGTCCAAGTACCGCAATTCCCTGTTCGGCGCCGTCTGGACCGTCCTCAATCCGCTGGCGATGGTGATCGTCTACACCGTCATTTTCTCGGAAGTGATGGGCAGCCGCCTGCAGGGCGTCGATTCGACCTTCGCCTACAGCATCTACCTGTGCGCGGGCGCGCTGACCTGGGGCCTGTTCGCCGAAATCACCACGCGCGGCCAGACCGTGTTCCTGGAAAACGCCAACCTGATCAAGAAGCTGCAGTTTCCGCGCATCTGCCTGCCGATCATCGTCGTGCTCAATGCCGGCATCAACTTCGCCATCATCTTCGGCCTGTTCACCATCTTCATGGTCCTGTCGGGCACCTTCCCCGGCTGGATCTATTTTGCGCTGTATCCGGTGCTGCTGCTGCAGATCCTGTTTTCGATCGGCCTGGGCATGGTCCTCGGCGTGCTCAATGTGTTCTTCCGCGACGTCGGCCAGTTCTTCACCATCCTGCTGCAGTTCTGGTTCTGGTTCACGCCGATCGTCTACCCGGCCAGCGCGCTGCCGCCGGCGGTGCGCGAACTGCTGGTGTTTAACCCGATGGCCGGCGTGATCGGCGCCTACCAGACCATCCTGGTCAAGGGCCAGATGCCCGACTGGGCCAGCCTGCTGCCGATCGCGGTGCTCACCGTGCTGTGCTGCGTCATGGGTTTGCTGCTGTTCCGCAAGCGCGCCGGTGAAATGGTGGATGAACTCTGA
- a CDS encoding acyltransferase family protein, whose protein sequence is MQNSPVQRANAASGTGKLAGIDLLRFGSALAVLLWHYQHFSFVANQAFAFQTEAQPLFGLLSLFYRYGLYGVQVFWCISGLIFFWKYGQALADKTVGAGRFFLLRFSRLYPLHLITLLLVAGGQALYASTHPWYFVYKDNSLSSFFLQLGMASHWFVPRTGFSFNAPIWSVSLEVIAYLFFFCFSRVAGVGAVATVGALAVLGVARYVSELPVIECLLFFYLGGVLALLDRRSAGWSAVARHGLGVALAVALMGLVAATAAGAIKPEHAIFGIVPVMVYLMLQYVRPAHEGVQKLFSSLGNLTYSSYLLHFPLQLVIALVCGALGRAIPWRSPWLLLGFLGMTFVLSFFCYRHVERPLQAWIRALGLPGALGFHQREYLLRARHALVGARNAGPQ, encoded by the coding sequence ATGCAAAATTCTCCCGTCCAGCGCGCCAATGCGGCTTCCGGTACCGGCAAGCTGGCCGGCATCGACCTGTTGCGCTTCGGCAGTGCGCTGGCGGTGCTGCTGTGGCATTACCAGCATTTTTCGTTCGTGGCCAACCAGGCGTTCGCGTTTCAGACCGAAGCCCAGCCGCTGTTCGGCTTGCTGTCCCTGTTCTATCGCTATGGCTTGTACGGGGTGCAAGTGTTCTGGTGCATTTCGGGGCTGATCTTTTTCTGGAAGTACGGCCAGGCGCTGGCCGACAAGACGGTCGGCGCCGGACGCTTTTTCCTGCTGCGTTTTTCGCGCCTGTATCCGCTGCACCTGATCACCCTGCTGCTGGTGGCGGGCGGGCAAGCACTGTATGCGAGCACTCACCCCTGGTATTTTGTCTACAAGGACAACAGCCTGTCGAGTTTCTTCTTGCAGCTCGGCATGGCCAGCCACTGGTTCGTTCCGCGGACGGGATTTTCCTTCAATGCCCCGATCTGGAGCGTGTCGCTGGAAGTGATCGCTTACTTGTTCTTCTTCTGCTTCAGCCGCGTCGCCGGCGTGGGAGCGGTCGCCACCGTGGGCGCGCTGGCCGTGCTGGGGGTGGCGCGCTACGTCAGCGAGCTGCCGGTGATCGAATGCCTGCTGTTTTTCTATCTGGGTGGGGTGCTGGCGCTGCTGGACCGGCGCAGCGCCGGCTGGAGCGCGGTGGCGCGCCATGGCCTGGGCGTGGCGCTGGCCGTGGCACTGATGGGGCTGGTTGCGGCCACCGCGGCCGGCGCCATCAAGCCCGAGCACGCCATTTTCGGCATCGTGCCGGTGATGGTGTATCTGATGCTGCAGTACGTGCGGCCGGCCCACGAGGGCGTGCAGAAGCTGTTTTCCAGCCTGGGCAACCTCACTTATTCGAGCTACCTGCTGCATTTTCCGCTGCAACTGGTCATTGCGCTGGTGTGCGGTGCGCTCGGGCGCGCCATTCCGTGGCGCTCGCCGTGGCTGCTGCTCGGTTTCCTGGGAATGACGTTCGTGCTGTCCTTTTTCTGCTACCGCCATGTGGAGCGGCCGCTGCAGGCGTGGATCCGGGCGCTGGGGCTGCCCGGCGCGTTAGGTTTCCATCAGCGCGAATACCTGCTCCGGGCGCGCCACGCGCTTGTGGGCGCGCGTAATGCTGGCCCACAGTGA
- a CDS encoding YncE family protein gives MNLLITTSQSFLLLDTTSGHAHVLDRGHGLYYGIAHNEKQLFVAARNRLVSSDIDPAEERGDVLVFDRSLRLCERLQAPFPLRDLHEIAWHDGKLWLTSSHDNMIAIWDGQVWERWYPLGAQDAGDVNHFNSFMFDQGLVWILAHNRGPSELLGFSLETRQLVETVAMGNCGHNIWREDGELYSCSSAESRLLSDSGFVLDTGGFPRGVAFDASTRCVGVSALTERKSRDFTSGKVMVFERDWSLRHEIDMAGEGLILDLCRLPAGFALAHSAAAPSLWASITRAHKRVARPEQVFALMET, from the coding sequence ATGAATTTACTAATTACCACATCGCAATCCTTCCTATTGCTCGATACCACCAGCGGCCACGCACACGTGCTCGACCGCGGTCACGGGCTGTACTACGGCATCGCCCATAACGAGAAGCAGTTGTTCGTCGCCGCCCGCAACCGGCTGGTCTCCTCCGACATCGATCCGGCCGAGGAGCGCGGCGACGTGCTGGTATTCGACCGCTCGCTCAGGCTGTGCGAGCGCCTGCAGGCGCCCTTCCCCCTGCGCGACCTGCACGAAATCGCCTGGCACGACGGCAAGCTGTGGCTCACCAGTTCCCACGACAACATGATCGCCATCTGGGATGGCCAGGTGTGGGAGCGCTGGTATCCGCTCGGCGCGCAGGATGCCGGCGACGTCAACCATTTCAATTCCTTCATGTTCGACCAGGGCCTGGTCTGGATCCTGGCGCACAACCGCGGCCCGAGCGAGCTGCTCGGCTTTTCGCTGGAAACGCGCCAACTGGTCGAGACTGTCGCCATGGGCAACTGCGGCCACAATATCTGGCGCGAGGATGGCGAACTGTATTCCTGCTCCTCGGCCGAAAGCCGCCTGCTGAGCGACTCCGGCTTCGTGCTCGACACCGGCGGTTTCCCGCGCGGCGTGGCGTTCGACGCCAGCACCCGCTGCGTGGGCGTGTCGGCCCTCACCGAGCGCAAGTCGCGCGACTTCACCTCCGGCAAGGTGATGGTGTTCGAGCGCGACTGGTCGCTGCGGCACGAAATCGACATGGCCGGCGAAGGCCTGATTCTCGACCTGTGCCGCCTGCCGGCCGGCTTTGCGCTCGCTCACAGCGCCGCCGCGCCCTCACTGTGGGCCAGCATTACGCGCGCCCACAAGCGCGTGGCGCGCCCGGAGCAGGTATTCGCGCTGATGGAAACCTAA